Proteins encoded together in one Ipomoea triloba cultivar NCNSP0323 chromosome 4, ASM357664v1 window:
- the LOC116017332 gene encoding F-box protein At4g00755 produces the protein MGCLSAAMEPRIDFLQLVERDVTVEIMLCLCDPADVVHAGAVSRIWRQCMIENGISKQLCLRKFPQLSSVARIVEQGCKMNESSVVGSSNSDFETLRRDHRVYASLLQALETLALSPSDCIDYAIGASSTDNYPLESIANTLYPRERYLNRASYWSSKGQRKPDVPETLIYRLKADFAVVTEIKIQPFEAYFQPGKPIYSAKSVRFRMGHPKSSKEIDCLDVPTDQPADEKFVWTYTSEEFPMSQENRMQTFKLPEPVLCIGGYLQIELLGRVQRQEMDDLFYICVCHVKVLGRPLSPAFEIEMLEQSGKFSMVYSPETLKPMLQSLGEGEDHEASSRLSEQEVRHIGFLGYLLGGYQPDGELLEWDDNEEIDAALAL, from the exons ATGGGCTGTTTGTCAGCAGCAATGGAGCCTAGAATTGACTTTCTGCAATTGGTTGAGAGGGATGTGACCGTGGAAATCATGCTGTGTTTATGTGATCCAGCTGATGTGGTGCATGCTGGAGCTGTGTCTCGCATCTGGCGTCAGTGTA TGATCGAGAATGGAATTTCCAAGCAATTGTGCTTAAGAAAGTTTCCCCAACTTTCCAGTGTTGCACGCATAGTCGAACAAGGTTGCAAAATGAATGAATCATCTGTCGTTGGATCTAGCAATTCTGACTTTGAGACTCTAAGGAGAGACCATAGGGTTTATGCTTCTCTACTTCAAGCTCTCGAGACACTAGCGTTATCTCCATCTGATTGTATTGATTATGCAATCGGGGCTTCGAGTACAGACAATTATCCTCTTGAAAGTATTGCCAATACTCTATATCCAAGGGAACGATATCTGAATAGAGCTTCATACTGGTCCAGTAAAGGACAGCGTAAGCCTGATGTGCCTGAGACTCTTATATACAGATTAAAAGCTGATTTTGCCGTTGTGactgaaattaaaatacaaccCTTTGAag CCTATTTTCAACCGGGCAAACCCATATACTCGGCAAAATCTGTACGATTTCGAATGGGCCACCCAAAATCTTCAAAAGAAATAGACTGTCTGGACGTACCCACGGACCAACCAGCTGATGAGAAGTTTGTATGGACCTACACATCAGAAGAGTTCCCAATGTCCCAG GAGAACCGCATGCAGACATTCAAGCTGCCGGAACCAGTTCTTTGCATTGGTGGGTATCTGCAGATTGAGCTCCTAGGCAGAGTTCAGAGGCAAGAAATGGatgatttattttatatatg TGTGTGCCATGTTAAAGTTCTGGGGCGACCTCTCAGCCCAGCATTTGAAATAGAGATGCTCGAACAATCTGGGAAATTCTCGATGGTTTACAGCCCTGAAACGTTGAAGCCCATGTTGCAATCGTTGGGCGAGGGTGAAGATCACGAGGCCTCCTCGAGGCTGTCTGAGCAAGAGGTGAGACATATCGGTTTCTTGGGGTATTTGTTGGGTGGCTACCAACCAGACGGCGAACTCTTGGAGTGGGACGACAACGAGGAGATTGATGCAGCTTTGGCGTTGTGA
- the LOC116017671 gene encoding peroxisomal membrane protein 11D-like gives MSTLDVARTELALAVLYLNKAEARDKICRAIQYGSKFLSNGEPGTAQNVDKSTSLARKVFRLFKFVNDLHGLISPNAPGTPLPLILLGKSKNALLSTFLFLDQIVWLGRTGIYKNKERSELLGRISLFCWMGSSICTTLVEIGELGRLSASMKKLEKELKNTDKYKNEQYRSKLQKSNDRSLALIKAALDIVVAVGLLQLAPKKVTPRVTGAIGFVTSLISCYQLLPPPPAKAKAT, from the exons ATGAGTACCTTAGATGTAGCCAGGACGGAACTTGCTCTTGCAGTTCTGTATTTGAACAAAGCAGAGGCAAGGGACAAGATATGCAGGGCAATTCAGTATGGTTCCAAGTTCTTGAGTAATGGGGAGCCTGGAACTGCCCAAAATGTTGATAAATCAACTAGTTTAGCACGCAAAGTGTTCCGTCTTTTTAAG TTTGTCAATGATCTGCATGGTCTTATCAGTCCCAATGCTCCAGGAACCCCGCTTCCACTCATCTTGTTGGGAAAG TCGAAGAATGCATTGCTGTCAACTTTCCTGTTCCTGGATCAAATTGTATGGCTTGGCAGGACAGGCATATATAAG AATAAAGAGCGTTCCGAGTTACTTGGTAGGATCTCCCTCTTTTGCTGGATGGGTTCGTCAATCTGTACCACCTTGGTTGAG ATTGGGGAGCTTGGAAGGCTTTCAGCGTCGATGAAGAAGTTGGAGAAGGAGCTTAAAAACACCGACAAATACAAG AATGAGCAATACCGCAGTAAACTTCAGAAGTCAAATGATAGATCCCTTGCCCTGATTAAAGCGGCCTTGGATATTGTGGTTGCCGTTGGGTTGCTTCAATTGGCACCTAAGAAAGTAACTCCACGTGTGACCGGAGCCATTGGATTTGTTACCTCTCTAATCTCCTGTTATCAG CTGCTCCCGCCACCACCAGCAAAGGCGAAGGCGACCTGA
- the LOC116017564 gene encoding homeobox-leucine zipper protein HOX19-like, with protein MAEEDDQKLDLRLGLGHCSLPKEDNSPKKTSGFGVSLDLSLPLSHSNDRSGDIIESSKTFEVYGMESQNSYSTNNNNGVTKKKLRLNQEQSALLEECFKHHTTLTMGRKHDLATKLNLRPRQVEVWFQNRRARTKLKQTEVDCNLLKKYCESLNYENCRLRRELHELRSSFKFDGPAPAPFSDQPPKARTTATCPSCEKNETELVDTVLELKN; from the exons ATGGCAGAAGAAGATGATCAGAAACTTGATCTCAGACTGGGATTAGGTCACTGCAGCCTGCCAAAAGAGGATAACTCACCAAAGAAAACAAGTGGTTTTGGTGTTTCTTTGGATCTCTCCCTCCCATTATCACACTCAAATGACCGGAGTGGTGACATTATTGAGAGCTCCAAAACCTTTGAGGTTTATGGAATGGAATCCCAGAATTCTTACagcaccaacaacaacaatggggTTACGAAGAAGAAGTTGAGGTTAAATCAAGAACAATCAGCATTACTTGAAGAATGTTTCAAACACCATACCACCCTTACCatg GGTCGAAAACATGATCTTGCAACAAAGTTGAATCTCAGGCCAAGACAAGTTGAAGTTTGGTTTCAGAACCGGAGAGCAAG GACTAAACTGAAGCAAACTGAGGTGGATTGCAACCTCTTGAAGAAGTACTGCGAGAGTCTGAACTACGAAAACTGCCGGCTGAGGAGAGAGTTGCATGAGCTACGATCCTCGTTTAAATTCGACGGGCCGGCGCCGGCGCCATTTTCCGATCAGCCTCCTAAGGCTAGGACTACTGCGACTTGTCCATCGTGTGAGAAGAATGAAACTGAATTGGTGGATACAGTTTTGGAACTTAAAAACTGA
- the LOC116016770 gene encoding protein CELLULOSE SYNTHASE INTERACTIVE 3-like codes for MVEDCGKNGGENLSAEEWLVKAQQLVPEALKRAREVKGFPGRWKMIVSKLEQIPSKLSDLSSHPCFSKNTLCKEQLQAVLQTLNEAMELAEICVGEKFEGKLRMQSDLDALSGKLDLNLRDCGLLIKTGVLGEVTFPAAEAQAVSAPGNGNLRELLARLQIGHLEAKNRALDCLLDAMKDDEKSVLAVLGRSNIAALVQLLTATSPKIREKTVTVICSLAESGNCEDWLVSESVLPPLIRLVESGTNLGKEKATISLQRLSMSPETARAIVGHGGVRPLIDICRIGDSVSQAAAACALKNISAVPEVRQVLVEEGIIKVTINLLDGGILLGAKEYAAECLQNLTSSNDSLKRSVISEGGIRSLLVYLDGPLPQESAVGALRNLISHVAMDSLVSLGIIPRLVHVLKSGSIGAQQAAASAICKICTSTEAKSMVGEAGCIPLLVKLLEAKANSAREVAAQAIASLMSVAQNCREIKKMDKSVPNLVQLLEPSPQNTAKKYAVSCLALLSSSHKCKKLMVSYGAIGYLKKLSEMDVPGAKKLLERLERGRLRSLFTRKLL; via the exons ATGGTTGAAGATTGTGGGAAAAACGGGGGCGAAAACTTGTCAGCAGAAGAGTGGCTAGTGAAAGCACAGCAGCTAGTTCCTGAGGCTCTAAAGAGGGCTAGAGAGGTGAAAGGATTTCCAGGGAGGTGGAAGATGATTGTATCGAaattggagcagatcccttcAAAGTTGTCAGATTTATCGAGCCATCCATGCTTCTCCAAGAACACTCTCTGCAAAGAACAGCTGCAGGCAGTGCTGCAGACACTGAATGAAGCCATGGAGTTAGCTGAGATATGTGTGGGAGAAAAGTTCGAGGGAAAGCTCCGAATGCAAAGCGATTTGGATGCATTATCTGGGAAACTGGACTTGAATTTGCGCGATTGTGGGCTGTTGATCAAAACAGGAGTTCTTGGTGAAGTCACTTTCCCAGCTGCAGAAGCTCAGGCTGTTTCTGCTCCAGGGAATGGGAATTTGAGGGAATTGCTTGCTCGGCTTCAAATCGGGCACTTGGAGGCGAAAAACCGAGCTCTCGATTGCCTTCTTGACGCCATGAAAGACGACGAGAAGAGTGTTCTTGCTGTTCTAGGGCGCAGCAACATTGCAGCCCTAGTCCAGCTCCTAACAGCTACTTCTCctaaaataagagaaaaaacaGTAACTGTCATTTGCTCCCTAGCAGAATCAGGAAATTGTGAAGATTGGCTAGTTTCCGAAAGCGTTCTCCCGCCATTAATCCGCCTGGTGGAATCCGGCACCAATTTGGGGAAAGAGAAGGCGACGATTTCTCTCCAGAGGCTCTCAATGTCGCCGGAAACCGCTCGCGCGATCGTCGGCCACGGCGGCGTTAGGCCGCTGATTGATATTTGCAGAATTGGCGATTCCGTTTCTCAGGCCGCCGCCGCTTGCGCGTTGAAGAATATCTCCGCCGTGCCGGAGGTGCGGCAAGTGCTGGTTGAAGAAGGGATAATTAAAGTCACGATCAATCTCCTCGACGGCGGCATTCTTCTCGGCGCTAAAGAGTACGCCGCGGAGTGCCTGCAGAATCTCACCTCCAGTAATGATAGCCTGAAGCGATCCGTCATTTCCGAGGGCGGAATCCGTAGCCTCCTGGTGTATTTAGACGGCCCGCTGCCGCAGGAATCCGCCGTCGGCGCATTGAGAAACCTAATCAGCCATGTCGCCATGGATTCCCTGGTTTCTCTGGGAATCATTCCCAGACTAGTTCACGTCCTAAAATCCGGCTCAATTGGAGCCCAGCAG GCCGCAGCTTCAGCTATATGCAAAATCTGTACTTCCACCGAGGCGAAATCCATGGTAGGCGAAGCAGGATGCATCCCTCTTCTGGTCAAATTGCTGGAGGCGAAAGCGAACAGCGCAAGAGAAGTTGCGGCGCAAGCCATTGCGAGCCTGATGAGTGTTGCGCAGAATTGCAGGGAGATTAAGAAGATGGATAAGAGTGTGCCGAATTTGGTCCAATTGCTGGAGCCGAGCCCGCAAAACACTGCCAAAAAATACGCAGTTTCGTGCCTTGCCTTGCTCTCCTCGAGCCACAAATGCAAGAAGCTGATGGTTTCGTATGGGGCAATTGGGTACCTCAAGAAGCTTTCTGAAATGGATGTTCCAGGCGCCAAGAAGTTGCTCGAGCGGCTCGAGAGAGGGAGACTGAGAAGCTTGTTTACTAGAAAGCTACTGTAA